In one window of Candidatus Desulfofervidus auxilii DNA:
- a CDS encoding glycosyltransferase family 2 protein → MKKPSLSIIIPTYKREKSLMRTLKSIDNSTYRDLEIIIIDMGNSAKKIRKLINVELVELSEKIKIIKGQEDMYVSGAMNEGIQHANGDYILICADDVVLKKDTIQKLVDVLLNHGEIGIICPVCYYLKDPNRIWWAGSKVNMWTSRTYFYGRDLPLPDTEIFNTDSFTTVALIRKELFYDEDGKLFFVDQQEFPIHNEEADFSFRAKIRGWRVCVTKNAKAYHDVPPPEEESDLARLFHVHTERRAYYTARNRIIFHKKYSKWWQFLIFILIFNWLFTLYYLRVILLGSKRPFKERLRIAKAYLKGVAEGIKWSI, encoded by the coding sequence ATGAAAAAGCCGTCTCTTTCAATAATAATTCCTACATATAAAAGAGAAAAATCGCTAATGAGAACATTAAAATCAATCGATAACTCGACATATAGAGACTTGGAGATTATAATTATAGATATGGGAAATTCTGCTAAGAAAATAAGGAAACTTATCAACGTAGAATTAGTAGAATTGAGTGAAAAAATTAAGATAATAAAGGGACAAGAGGATATGTATGTCTCAGGTGCTATGAATGAGGGTATTCAGCATGCAAATGGCGATTACATTTTGATTTGTGCAGATGATGTAGTATTGAAAAAAGATACAATTCAGAAGCTTGTAGATGTTTTACTAAATCACGGTGAAATTGGGATAATCTGTCCGGTATGCTATTATCTAAAAGACCCAAATCGAATATGGTGGGCGGGTTCAAAAGTTAACATGTGGACAAGTAGAACGTATTTTTATGGAAGGGATTTACCTCTTCCCGATACCGAAATATTCAATACGGATTCATTCACGACTGTAGCATTAATTAGGAAAGAGTTATTTTACGATGAAGACGGTAAACTGTTTTTCGTTGATCAACAAGAGTTTCCAATACACAATGAGGAGGCAGATTTTTCATTTAGAGCTAAGATAAGAGGTTGGAGAGTCTGTGTAACAAAAAACGCTAAAGCTTATCATGATGTTCCACCACCTGAAGAGGAGAGCGATTTAGCAAGACTATTCCATGTCCATACAGAAAGGAGAGCGTATTACACAGCAAGAAACAGAATAATATTCCACAAAAAATACTCAAAATGGTGGCAGTTTTTGATTTTCATCTTGATTTTCAATTGGTTGTTTACACTATATTATTTGAGAGTGATTTTGCTAGGGTCTAAAAGACCATTTAAGGAGAGGTTAAGGATTGCAAAGGCTTATTTAAAAGGAGTTGCAGAGGGGATAAAATGGAGTATATAG
- a CDS encoding polysaccharide pyruvyl transferase family protein: MEYIDSMKNIQIKKRHQILYSDDFKTLKKVLIIGNYGPGNFGDEVMLDVILDLLSKECKVYIPTRSPETLKELHPDSRIIPLYFKNIWYILKEAIKCDAIIFGGGTIFTKGRGIGIDLTLILSLLLKLSIKKKIYFYGIGYSETTPLGLRILAKLLMQNGNVFVRDKKSKDLILKKVGINPCLIKDLTFYWKPPKAKLPPEIKKIIIENNNAIIVGLSITKDLFEFKKEKEFVKFLNYITSKYNILIFAFIFNPEFRGRTIGLSSDLYLYKKIKEELYKNIKFYILPYYPPHVLFEVVKHVDIIIGMRYHSLILAHLHSKHIIGIAVFDKQETFLVEHNYPYIRLNKLTSGDLIRIFEKVLSTIKSDQK; encoded by the coding sequence ATGGAGTATATAGATTCTATGAAAAATATACAGATCAAAAAAAGGCATCAAATTTTATACTCAGATGATTTTAAGACTCTCAAAAAAGTCCTAATTATAGGAAATTATGGTCCAGGAAATTTTGGAGATGAAGTCATGCTTGATGTGATTTTGGATCTTTTATCGAAGGAATGTAAGGTATATATACCCACTAGAAGTCCAGAAACGCTGAAAGAGTTACATCCAGACAGTAGAATAATACCATTATATTTTAAAAATATTTGGTATATTTTGAAAGAAGCTATTAAATGTGATGCCATTATCTTTGGAGGAGGAACTATATTTACTAAAGGAAGAGGGATAGGTATAGATCTCACATTAATTTTATCCTTACTATTAAAATTATCTATTAAAAAAAAGATTTATTTTTATGGAATAGGATATTCTGAAACTACTCCTCTTGGATTAAGAATTTTAGCTAAATTGCTTATGCAAAACGGCAATGTATTCGTAAGAGACAAAAAATCAAAGGACCTAATACTTAAGAAGGTTGGAATTAATCCATGCTTAATAAAGGATCTAACTTTTTATTGGAAGCCGCCAAAGGCTAAGCTACCTCCTGAAATAAAAAAAATAATAATAGAAAACAATAACGCTATTATTGTGGGTTTGTCCATAACTAAAGACTTATTTGAGTTTAAAAAAGAAAAAGAATTTGTAAAATTCCTAAATTACATAACTTCGAAATATAATATATTAATATTTGCTTTTATATTTAATCCAGAATTTAGGGGTAGAACTATTGGGTTATCTTCCGATCTATATTTATATAAGAAAATAAAAGAAGAACTCTACAAAAATATCAAATTTTACATACTACCATACTACCCACCACATGTACTATTCGAGGTCGTTAAGCATGTCGACATAATAATTGGGATGAGATATCATTCGCTAATATTAGCACATTTACATTCAAAACATATCATCGGAATAGCCGTATTTGATAAACAAGAAACGTTTCTTGTTGAACACAATTATCCATATATCAGATTAAATAAGTTAACAAGCGGAGATTTAATTAGAATTTTCGAGAAAGTGCTATCAACAATAAAAAGTGATCAAAAATGA